In one Micromonospora polyrhachis genomic region, the following are encoded:
- a CDS encoding acyl-CoA dehydrogenase family protein: MSTGGRLIDDLTPAEQDRAARVEKVLPALRAAAAQADADGVFPAAHVALLRDAGLLGLVVPQEYGGLGGGLRDLAAATFAMGSACPSTALAFFFHNTSASRGLLPLEAIERGLFDDADVPVVRDFAEKVLTRMAGGMWLANFASESVKSSSANIAISTTATPANHDGVDGWSLTGEKSFGCATGVADTYLVTARLAGHETADRLALFLVPRDASGVTARPTWDGLGMRGSANHGIRLDDVFIPADEALTVPGAFVKMLQCSRGSFVGNQLAITAVYVGAAQSVYDDTLTRLTQKTFADTGRPIAESPMHQVIIGSMTERLETAYLWLRRQLLLETSEPPLRPHAEVYQQWRLAKGSICEACFDVAVGALKASGTSSATMNGPVGRALRDLAMGLVMTFPPERGRLEAAGMVTSDRSNNLFAAVAG, from the coding sequence ATGTCCACCGGCGGACGCCTCATCGACGACCTCACCCCGGCCGAGCAGGATCGCGCGGCCCGGGTGGAGAAGGTGCTGCCCGCGCTGCGGGCCGCCGCCGCGCAGGCCGACGCCGACGGGGTGTTCCCCGCCGCGCACGTCGCCCTGCTGCGCGATGCCGGGCTGCTCGGCCTGGTGGTTCCGCAGGAGTATGGCGGCCTCGGCGGCGGCCTGCGCGACCTCGCCGCCGCCACCTTCGCGATGGGCAGCGCGTGCCCGTCGACGGCGTTGGCCTTCTTCTTCCACAACACCAGCGCCTCCCGCGGCCTACTGCCACTGGAGGCGATCGAGCGCGGCCTCTTCGACGACGCCGACGTCCCCGTCGTACGGGATTTCGCCGAGAAGGTGCTGACCCGGATGGCCGGTGGGATGTGGCTGGCCAACTTCGCCAGTGAGTCGGTCAAGAGCTCGTCGGCCAACATCGCCATCTCCACCACCGCCACCCCGGCCAACCACGACGGCGTCGACGGTTGGTCGCTCACCGGCGAGAAGTCGTTCGGCTGCGCCACCGGCGTCGCCGACACCTACCTGGTCACCGCCCGACTCGCCGGCCACGAGACAGCGGACAGGCTGGCACTGTTCCTGGTGCCCCGCGATGCCTCCGGGGTCACCGCACGGCCAACCTGGGACGGCCTCGGCATGCGCGGCTCGGCCAACCACGGCATCCGGCTCGACGACGTCTTCATTCCCGCCGACGAGGCGCTCACCGTGCCCGGCGCATTCGTGAAGATGCTGCAGTGCAGCCGGGGCAGCTTCGTCGGCAACCAGCTGGCCATCACGGCGGTCTACGTCGGCGCGGCGCAGAGTGTCTACGACGACACGCTCACCAGGCTCACCCAGAAGACCTTCGCCGACACCGGCCGACCAATCGCGGAAAGCCCCATGCACCAGGTGATCATCGGGAGCATGACGGAACGGCTGGAGACGGCGTACCTCTGGCTGCGCCGCCAGTTGCTGCTGGAGACCAGCGAGCCACCGCTGCGCCCGCACGCCGAGGTCTACCAGCAGTGGCGGTTGGCCAAGGGCTCGATCTGCGAGGCGTGCTTCGACGTGGCGGTCGGCGCGCTCAAGGCGTCCGGCACCTCCAGTGCCACCATGAACGGGCCCGTCGGCCGGGCGCTGCGCGACCTGGCGATGGGGCTGGTGATGACCTTCCCGCCGGAGCGCGGCCGGTTGGAGGCGGCCGGCATGGTCACCAGCGACCGGTCCAACAACCTGTTCGCGGCGGTGGCCGGGTGA
- a CDS encoding aldehyde dehydrogenase family protein — translation MIGSDQPSLPDQPALPDQPELPELADLVDGAWTPSDAPLGFDLEDPATGAVRRPAAGTPPDRIEAAVAAASAVHEAGSWAALPAPARADVLDGVAEAVEGVAAEICALESVTTGVPIRQTTPLGVILGGAFRLAAAQLRQGPQSQEFHREDGRIVHAERLPWGPAACVVPWNAPAPMAAHKVANALAAGCPTILKPSEYAPHGSQRLAAVIGAALAAAYAPAGVFQLVHGGAEAGAALVGDPRIRAVSFTGGLAAGRAVATACAYDIKPVQLELGGNNPLVVLPDADVADVARAAVDLLSTLNGQWCRALGRLIVPADRHDEIVGAIADRLADLVAGAPLDPATDLGPLVHSRHLARVVAARDDLLAHGGTAVTGTTLPVNGPLAGGNFLAPTLVTGVAATHTEDEIFGPVAAVHPYATVDEAVALANGTPYGLEAYVLGADEEAALAVARRIRAGEVKVNGSSVLSLHLFSPRPAFGLSGYGEEGTAETLRFFTNPRVVGVEGGFALHSRL, via the coding sequence GTGATCGGATCCGACCAGCCGAGCCTGCCCGACCAGCCGGCCCTGCCCGACCAGCCTGAGCTGCCTGAGCTCGCCGATTTGGTCGACGGGGCCTGGACCCCCAGCGACGCACCGCTCGGGTTCGACCTGGAGGATCCGGCGACCGGGGCGGTGCGGCGGCCCGCCGCCGGAACGCCGCCGGACCGGATCGAGGCCGCCGTCGCCGCCGCCTCGGCGGTGCACGAGGCCGGGAGCTGGGCCGCACTGCCGGCCCCGGCTCGCGCCGACGTGCTGGACGGCGTCGCCGAGGCGGTCGAGGGCGTCGCGGCCGAGATCTGCGCGCTGGAGTCGGTGACCACCGGTGTGCCGATCCGGCAGACCACACCGCTGGGCGTGATCCTCGGCGGGGCGTTCCGGCTCGCCGCCGCCCAACTGCGGCAGGGCCCACAGAGCCAGGAGTTCCACCGCGAGGACGGCCGGATCGTGCACGCCGAACGGCTGCCCTGGGGTCCGGCCGCCTGCGTGGTGCCGTGGAACGCGCCCGCACCGATGGCCGCACACAAGGTCGCGAACGCACTCGCCGCCGGTTGCCCCACGATCCTCAAACCCAGCGAGTACGCCCCGCACGGCAGCCAACGGCTCGCCGCCGTCATCGGGGCCGCGCTCGCCGCCGCCTACGCACCGGCCGGGGTGTTCCAACTCGTACACGGCGGGGCCGAGGCCGGCGCTGCCCTCGTCGGCGATCCCCGGATCCGGGCGGTCTCCTTCACCGGCGGGCTCGCCGCCGGGCGGGCGGTGGCGACGGCCTGCGCCTACGACATCAAGCCCGTGCAGCTCGAACTCGGCGGCAACAATCCGCTGGTCGTACTCCCCGACGCCGACGTCGCCGACGTCGCCCGGGCCGCAGTCGACCTGCTCAGCACGCTCAACGGCCAGTGGTGCCGGGCGCTGGGCCGACTGATCGTGCCCGCCGACCGGCACGACGAGATCGTCGGGGCGATCGCCGATCGGCTCGCCGATCTGGTCGCCGGCGCGCCGCTGGACCCCGCGACCGACCTCGGTCCGCTGGTGCACTCCCGGCACCTGGCCCGGGTGGTGGCCGCCCGGGACGACCTGCTGGCCCACGGTGGGACGGCGGTCACCGGCACCACGCTGCCGGTCAACGGGCCACTGGCCGGTGGCAACTTCCTCGCCCCGACGCTGGTCACCGGCGTCGCCGCAACACACACCGAAGACGAGATCTTCGGGCCGGTGGCGGCGGTGCACCCGTACGCCACCGTCGACGAGGCGGTGGCGTTGGCCAACGGCACGCCGTACGGGCTGGAGGCGTACGTGCTCGGCGCGGACGAGGAGGCCGCGCTGGCAGTAGCTCGCCGGATCCGGGCTGGCGAGGTCAAGGTCAACGGCTCCTCGGTGCTCAGCCTGCACCTGTTCAGCCCACGCCCGGCGTTCGGGCTGTCCGGGTATGGCGAGGAGGGCACAGCCGAAACCCTGCGGTTCTTCACCAACCCACGGGTGGTCGGCGTCGAGGGCGGCTTCGCGCTGCATAGTCGGTTATGA
- a CDS encoding isocitrate lyase/PEP mutase family protein, which produces MKRPDGSIASEDAPPVAAGPPPGHGRVPDAVPTHPANLLRALLGGATPVHAPGVHDPLTAALAAEAGHRAVHLSGAVCAAVDLGLPDLGYLHGTHVAERAARLVPALAGVPLIADADTGYGNPLHAVWTAQRYAAAGVAGLHLEDQVSPKRCGHLAGKELLDRAGATAKIRAIAEAGTGLVLIARTDAYSVAGLDEAIDRAGRFAAAGADAVFLEGVDTAQELAAVRTALPGVPLVVNRSEAAGVRAFPSDDALGALGVRVVLHPVAPMLAALRAAAAAYAAIGRDGHADAVPRLAWSSFTALVGQDDALTLDRRYA; this is translated from the coding sequence ATGAAGCGGCCGGACGGGAGCATCGCATCGGAGGACGCGCCCCCGGTCGCGGCCGGACCACCACCGGGTCACGGCCGGGTTCCCGACGCGGTGCCCACGCACCCGGCCAACCTGCTACGGGCGCTGCTGGGTGGCGCCACACCGGTGCACGCCCCCGGCGTACACGATCCGCTCACCGCCGCACTGGCTGCCGAGGCCGGACACCGGGCCGTACATCTGTCCGGTGCGGTCTGCGCCGCGGTCGATCTGGGCCTTCCCGACCTGGGATATCTGCACGGCACACACGTCGCGGAGCGGGCCGCCCGGCTGGTCCCGGCGCTGGCCGGCGTGCCGCTGATCGCCGACGCGGACACCGGTTACGGCAATCCACTGCACGCGGTCTGGACCGCCCAGCGGTACGCGGCGGCCGGCGTCGCCGGGCTACACCTGGAGGACCAGGTCAGCCCGAAGCGCTGCGGCCACCTGGCCGGCAAGGAACTGCTGGATCGGGCGGGTGCGACGGCGAAGATCCGGGCGATCGCCGAGGCGGGCACCGGCCTGGTGCTGATCGCCCGCACCGACGCCTACTCGGTGGCTGGCCTCGACGAGGCGATCGACCGGGCCGGCCGGTTCGCCGCCGCAGGTGCCGACGCGGTCTTCCTGGAGGGTGTGGACACTGCCCAGGAGCTGGCTGCGGTGCGTACCGCGCTGCCCGGCGTACCCCTGGTGGTGAACCGCTCCGAGGCGGCCGGTGTGCGCGCCTTCCCGTCCGACGACGCGCTCGGTGCGCTCGGGGTCCGGGTCGTGCTGCATCCGGTCGCGCCGATGCTGGCCGCGCTCCGCGCGGCTGCCGCCGCCTACGCCGCGATCGGCCGGGACGGCCACGCCGACGCGGTGCCCCGCCTTGCCTGGTCGTCGTTCACCGCACTGGTCGGCCAGGACGACGCGCTGACTCTCGATCGGAGGTACGCCTGA
- a CDS encoding FAD-dependent oxidoreductase, giving the protein MHVLIAGAGPVGLTAALALARRGCEVTVLEAGEQLAAESRASTFHPPTLEMLDALGVGPDLLARGLVAPTFAYRDRREGLIAELDLTVLAGDTPYPYRVQCEQSKLTQILLAHLARQPTARVHFGWPVNSVRQAADSAAKDGVVTGDGVIADDGVVTDNGVVTGDGVVTDGVVAVADDGREVAGDWLIAADGASSAVRRALGLPFDGITYPERFLVASTDEDLPALLGPLAYVNYVFDPVEWSVLLRTPDHWRVLLPTPEDTPDAHELGRLDERLRAIADPGRPWRVAHASLYRVHQRVAGAFRRGRVLLAGDAAHVNNPLGGLGMNSGIHDAVAYAEVLASGRTAPNGEKRDRAPDGGELDRTVAGGELDRVVTAVADERRRIALTYVQEVSDQNYRRIRTTDPQQRSAHLADLRTLTENPAAARTYLLRSSMIASLRPEAGAPVARA; this is encoded by the coding sequence ATGCACGTGCTGATCGCCGGAGCGGGCCCGGTCGGGCTGACCGCGGCGCTCGCGCTGGCCCGCCGGGGCTGCGAGGTGACCGTGCTGGAGGCCGGCGAGCAGCTCGCCGCCGAGTCCCGCGCCTCCACGTTCCACCCGCCGACGCTGGAGATGCTCGACGCGCTGGGGGTCGGCCCGGACCTGTTGGCGCGCGGGCTGGTCGCGCCGACGTTCGCCTACCGGGACCGCCGGGAGGGGCTGATCGCGGAGCTGGACCTCACGGTGCTCGCCGGCGACACTCCGTACCCGTACCGGGTGCAGTGCGAGCAGTCCAAGCTGACCCAGATCCTGCTGGCCCACCTGGCCCGGCAGCCAACGGCCCGAGTCCACTTCGGCTGGCCGGTCAACTCGGTACGGCAGGCCGCAGATTCGGCTGCCAAGGATGGTGTGGTCACGGGCGATGGCGTGATCGCGGACGATGGAGTGGTCACGGACAATGGTGTGGTCACGGGCGATGGCGTGGTCACGGACGGCGTAGTCGCGGTCGCCGACGATGGTCGGGAGGTCGCCGGCGACTGGCTGATCGCGGCCGACGGCGCCAGCTCGGCGGTACGGCGGGCGCTGGGGTTGCCGTTCGACGGGATCACCTACCCCGAACGGTTCCTGGTGGCCTCCACCGACGAGGATCTGCCGGCGCTGCTCGGCCCGCTGGCGTACGTCAACTACGTCTTCGACCCGGTCGAATGGTCGGTGCTGCTGCGCACGCCGGACCACTGGCGGGTGCTGCTGCCCACCCCCGAGGACACCCCCGACGCCCACGAGTTGGGCCGGCTCGACGAGCGGCTGCGGGCGATCGCCGACCCGGGACGTCCGTGGCGAGTGGCGCACGCCAGCCTGTACCGGGTGCACCAGCGGGTCGCCGGGGCGTTCCGGCGGGGGCGGGTGCTGCTGGCCGGTGACGCCGCGCATGTCAACAACCCGCTTGGTGGGCTGGGCATGAACTCGGGCATCCACGACGCGGTCGCCTACGCGGAGGTGCTGGCCTCGGGCCGCACGGCACCAAACGGCGAGAAGCGGGACCGGGCACCGGACGGCGGGGAGCTGGACCGAACGGTGGCCGGCGGGGAGCTGGACCGGGTGGTGACGGCGGTGGCTGACGAGCGGCGCCGGATCGCCCTGACCTACGTGCAGGAGGTCTCCGACCAGAACTACCGCCGCATCCGGACCACCGATCCACAGCAGCGCTCCGCGCATCTGGCCGACCTGCGCACGCTGACCGAGAATCCGGCGGCCGCCCGGACGTACCTCCTGCGCAGCTCCATGATCGCCTCGCTGCGCCCCGAGGCCGGAGCGCCGGTGGCACGGGCATGA
- a CDS encoding aldehyde dehydrogenase family protein → MTAPGGGPRGAVIERENPSRVTELVGTVEVSGPDRVDALVRRADAAQRGWAATGITQRLAALTAGTDAIAERLEPLAEMLARESGKVLADCRGEVGFAVTYLRWVVAHAPAAYAEREIDDAAGRLLRLPRPYGVVAAITPWNAPIILTLLKVAPALAAGNAVVVKPSPLAPLAVSEVLHLLTGALPEGTLAVVHGDAAAGAALVGHPLVRKVAFTGGGATARQVAATAATQTTPVVLELGGNDAAIFLPDADLGAEPMRRLVLASFATSGQVCMAAKRLYVQRSRRDEFVAAYRSAAVEVLRVGDALTPGVSMGPVISAGAAARIERIVAAAVARGATALPLGTVDGGTDLAGGYFVAPTLVLDAPDDAEVVAGEQFGPTVPLLLYDDEEELLARVNADELGLGGSVWSADEERAFALARRVEAGFVFVNTHNRTGLSLRAPFGGVKRSGYGREYAEEGLAEYAQTCVVHAPGPFRPGGAGLPANAYPG, encoded by the coding sequence ATGACGGCACCCGGCGGCGGCCCACGCGGCGCGGTGATCGAGCGGGAGAACCCGTCCCGGGTCACCGAGCTGGTCGGCACGGTCGAGGTCAGCGGGCCCGACCGGGTGGACGCCCTGGTCCGCCGGGCCGACGCCGCGCAGCGGGGCTGGGCGGCCACCGGCATCACACAGCGGCTCGCCGCGCTGACCGCCGGTACCGATGCGATCGCCGAACGACTTGAGCCGCTGGCCGAGATGCTGGCCAGGGAGTCGGGCAAGGTGCTCGCCGACTGTCGCGGCGAGGTCGGGTTCGCCGTCACGTACCTGCGTTGGGTCGTCGCGCACGCCCCGGCGGCGTACGCGGAGCGGGAGATCGACGACGCGGCCGGGCGCCTACTGCGGCTGCCCCGGCCGTACGGGGTGGTCGCCGCGATCACGCCGTGGAACGCGCCGATCATCCTCACCCTGCTCAAGGTGGCCCCGGCCCTCGCCGCCGGCAACGCGGTGGTGGTCAAGCCCTCGCCGCTGGCCCCGCTGGCGGTCTCGGAGGTGCTGCACCTGCTCACCGGGGCGCTGCCGGAGGGGACGCTGGCGGTCGTCCACGGTGACGCCGCCGCCGGGGCAGCGCTGGTCGGGCATCCGTTGGTGCGCAAGGTGGCGTTCACCGGCGGCGGCGCGACGGCCCGCCAGGTGGCGGCGACCGCCGCCACGCAGACCACCCCGGTCGTGCTGGAGTTGGGCGGCAACGACGCGGCGATCTTCCTGCCCGACGCCGACCTGGGCGCCGAGCCGATGCGCCGGCTGGTCCTGGCGAGCTTCGCCACCAGCGGCCAGGTGTGCATGGCGGCGAAGCGCCTGTACGTGCAGCGCAGCCGCCGCGACGAGTTCGTGGCGGCGTACCGGTCCGCCGCAGTGGAGGTGCTGCGGGTCGGTGACGCGCTCACACCCGGGGTGAGCATGGGCCCGGTCATCTCGGCCGGTGCCGCCGCCCGGATCGAGCGGATCGTCGCGGCGGCCGTCGCCCGGGGAGCCACCGCGCTGCCGCTGGGCACCGTCGACGGCGGCACCGACCTGGCCGGCGGATACTTCGTGGCCCCGACGCTCGTGCTGGACGCGCCGGACGACGCCGAGGTGGTCGCCGGGGAACAGTTCGGGCCGACGGTGCCGCTGCTGCTCTACGACGACGAGGAGGAACTACTGGCCCGGGTCAACGCCGACGAGCTGGGCCTTGGCGGCTCGGTCTGGTCGGCTGACGAGGAGCGGGCGTTCGCGCTGGCCCGCCGGGTCGAGGCGGGCTTCGTCTTCGTCAACACGCACAACCGCACCGGGCTGTCGCTGCGGGCACCGTTCGGTGGGGTAAAGCGCTCCGGCTACGGCCGCGAGTACGCCGAGGAGGGGCTGGCCGAGTACGCGCAGACCTGCGTCGTGCACGCCCCCGGCCCGTTCCGGCCCGGTGGTGCCGGGCTGCCCGCCAACGCGTACCCGGGTTGA
- a CDS encoding Dabb family protein, with protein sequence MFTHVVLMKFADFADAAKAKSLLEGLANTIDEIATLTVALDRLRTPVSYDLCMISTHADVEALRAYQSHPAHLEVAGWLKPRLAARVVVDY encoded by the coding sequence GTGTTTACCCACGTGGTATTGATGAAGTTCGCCGATTTTGCCGATGCTGCCAAGGCGAAGTCACTGCTGGAAGGTCTGGCCAACACAATTGATGAGATCGCGACCCTGACGGTCGCCTTGGACAGGCTGCGGACCCCGGTCTCATACGACCTGTGCATGATCAGCACACACGCCGACGTGGAAGCGTTGCGCGCCTACCAGTCCCACCCCGCCCACCTGGAGGTGGCGGGCTGGCTCAAGCCGCGCCTCGCAGCCCGTGTCGTCGTCGACTACTGA
- a CDS encoding nitrilase-related carbon-nitrogen hydrolase, translated as MTIRVAAVQFEAGQDIEANLATCLRLVADATGQGAQLVVLPEFCNHLSWYTDRAQAHALATRPGDTFLTAISASAAEHRIHIKINVTHAYPDGRTGSTNFLFGPDGAVLGSCDKQILMGAENDHLDPATEVGPVVDTPIGRLGMYACMEGVIPETTRGLALRGAQVLLNSLNSFATDEAALHIPVRAAENRAWVIAANKVGPLLPAAHLPAMSRGLGVPEQWLHGAGESQIVAPDGTVVAKGPRTGEAVVIADIAPQSADDKHRPDGSDILAARRPELYGPLGGAPTGRQRSPGAPSLPVAVVRPRDPGQAVDLLGESVAEGALLAVLAENALGAHVGPAEAAAALAPALHGTDGYAVATARDADGPVGLLIGSDGVVGVQPQLHRAGAARDAARLGDALRTFDLPWGRLAIVVGDDAIFPETFRLAALADADVVAVPFTPREPWELVLGLPERAAENRLNVIAAGPLGTGAAVFALSADFTLWTTWAGPFTGRISSPLRTDITADQPVTHAVVAPAQAANRLVSRRTDLVDGRPWRLVQALTERR; from the coding sequence ATGACCATCAGGGTTGCCGCCGTACAGTTCGAAGCCGGCCAGGACATCGAGGCCAATCTGGCCACCTGCCTGCGCCTGGTCGCCGACGCCACCGGACAGGGCGCACAACTCGTGGTACTGCCCGAGTTCTGCAACCATCTGTCCTGGTACACCGACCGCGCACAGGCACACGCTCTGGCCACTCGGCCAGGCGACACGTTCCTCACCGCGATCTCGGCGAGCGCCGCCGAGCACCGGATACACATCAAGATCAATGTCACGCACGCCTACCCAGATGGGCGCACCGGCAGCACCAACTTCCTCTTCGGACCGGACGGCGCGGTGCTCGGCAGCTGCGACAAGCAGATCCTGATGGGTGCCGAGAACGACCACCTCGACCCGGCGACCGAGGTTGGACCCGTGGTCGACACCCCGATCGGCCGGCTCGGCATGTACGCCTGCATGGAGGGCGTCATTCCCGAGACCACCCGGGGGCTCGCGCTGCGGGGCGCGCAGGTGCTGCTGAACAGCCTGAACTCGTTCGCCACCGATGAGGCCGCACTGCACATCCCGGTCCGGGCCGCGGAGAACCGGGCCTGGGTGATCGCCGCCAACAAGGTCGGTCCGCTGCTGCCCGCCGCGCACCTGCCGGCCATGAGCCGGGGCCTCGGCGTACCGGAGCAGTGGCTGCACGGGGCCGGCGAGTCGCAGATCGTCGCACCGGACGGGACGGTGGTGGCCAAGGGCCCGCGCACCGGTGAGGCCGTCGTCATCGCCGACATCGCTCCGCAGAGCGCCGACGACAAGCACCGTCCGGACGGCAGCGACATCCTCGCGGCCCGCCGGCCGGAACTCTACGGTCCGCTCGGGGGCGCGCCGACCGGCCGCCAGAGGTCGCCTGGCGCGCCGAGCCTGCCGGTCGCCGTGGTCCGGCCACGGGACCCCGGCCAGGCGGTCGACCTGCTCGGCGAGTCGGTCGCCGAGGGCGCGCTGCTCGCCGTACTCGCCGAGAATGCCCTCGGCGCGCACGTCGGGCCGGCCGAGGCGGCTGCCGCACTGGCACCGGCACTGCACGGCACCGACGGGTACGCCGTGGCCACCGCACGGGACGCCGACGGTCCGGTCGGGCTACTCATCGGTTCGGACGGCGTGGTCGGCGTGCAGCCACAACTGCACCGGGCCGGCGCAGCCCGCGACGCCGCCCGACTCGGCGACGCGCTGCGCACCTTCGACCTGCCCTGGGGCCGGCTGGCGATCGTGGTCGGCGACGACGCGATCTTCCCGGAGACGTTCCGGCTCGCCGCGCTCGCCGACGCCGATGTGGTCGCCGTACCGTTCACCCCGCGCGAGCCCTGGGAGCTGGTGCTGGGCCTACCGGAGCGGGCCGCCGAGAACCGGCTCAACGTGATCGCCGCCGGGCCGCTCGGCACGGGCGCCGCGGTCTTCGCCCTCAGCGCCGACTTCACCCTCTGGACCACCTGGGCTGGGCCGTTCACCGGCCGGATCAGCAGCCCACTACGCACCGACATCACCGCCGACCAGCCCGTCACGCATGCCGTGGTGGCCCCGGCACAGGCGGCGAACCGGCTCGTCTCCCGCCGAACCGACCTCGTCGACGGCCGCCCGTGGCGGCTCGTCCAGGCCCTCACCGAAAGGCGCTGA
- a CDS encoding oxidoreductase, whose amino-acid sequence MADTLKFVEDMVDNSPTVDVHETFHRYQILLDELKAKIAARFELIRDPSTEPLEHYGDYPNGPGGSLAAYTGPEVDWLVHSWLGNPAASFANLHLTCWLGPQVRVPHLGLALLVWPGGWFYIDSVPRVNMVEHGDYYDRYYEPVNEEWLQLRANPAFDYFVSRAGFIRASLSPTAYCYSFDRSPENIEKVSQVTHAHVDRWLRWVDEAEPVPAEERAALAETDLRIRRNIADRDPANVMGVRYFGEETTNQLVRALWGGDRELPRPSA is encoded by the coding sequence GTGGCCGACACCCTGAAATTCGTCGAGGACATGGTCGACAACTCCCCCACGGTCGACGTCCACGAGACGTTCCACCGGTACCAGATACTGCTGGATGAGCTGAAGGCCAAGATCGCGGCACGGTTCGAGCTGATCCGCGACCCGTCCACCGAGCCGCTGGAGCACTACGGGGACTACCCGAATGGACCGGGCGGCTCGCTCGCCGCGTACACCGGGCCCGAGGTCGACTGGCTCGTGCACTCCTGGCTGGGCAACCCTGCGGCCAGCTTCGCCAACCTGCACCTGACCTGCTGGCTGGGCCCACAGGTCAGGGTGCCGCACCTGGGGCTGGCCCTGCTGGTCTGGCCCGGCGGCTGGTTCTACATCGACTCCGTACCCCGGGTCAACATGGTCGAGCACGGCGACTACTACGACCGGTACTACGAGCCGGTCAACGAGGAGTGGCTACAACTGCGCGCCAACCCCGCGTTCGACTACTTCGTCAGCCGGGCCGGGTTCATCCGGGCCAGCCTGTCACCGACGGCGTACTGCTACTCCTTCGACCGCAGCCCTGAGAACATCGAGAAGGTCAGCCAGGTAACCCACGCCCACGTCGACCGCTGGCTGCGCTGGGTCGACGAGGCCGAACCGGTGCCGGCCGAGGAGCGGGCCGCGCTCGCCGAGACCGACCTACGGATCCGCCGCAACATCGCCGACCGCGACCCGGCGAACGTGATGGGCGTGCGCTACTTCGGGGAGGAGACCACCAACCAGCTCGTCCGCGCGCTCTGGGGCGGCGACCGCGAACTCCCCCGGCCATCCGCATGA
- a CDS encoding alpha/beta hydrolase family protein: MGGAYPRRAGPVRHRTPAGLLPGPAHRLGRRAAQRGAGAGAPYPVVLLVSGVNVGQDAYRWLAVELAARGVVAVTYDWVGVLFAGLHGITPGVDLDAARPDGYGSRPTSPSLRPVLDALAQLTGALDGLLDLDRVALLGHSAGGTVALQSARFLPEVRAVATYGAHTMVATMLGWPAGTVLPAQVNCPVMLLAGTNDGVINGSADRYGEDAANRVDPITRTFDEALPDADGTNLLVRLAGANHFGIVHPLDPTSARAFLDEEATADPETTRALLVDLLSGFLAVHLRGEPADDFDRLLAKHDTTSSIASFRRR, translated from the coding sequence GTGGGCGGCGCGTATCCCCGGCGCGCCGGCCCCGTTCGACACCGCACACCTGCGGGTCTACTACCCGGCCCGGCCCACCGGCTCGGACGCCGAGCGGCTCAGCGGGGTGCTGGGGCCGGGGCACCGTACCCGGTGGTCCTGCTGGTCTCCGGCGTCAACGTCGGGCAGGACGCCTACCGCTGGCTGGCGGTGGAGTTGGCCGCGCGGGGCGTCGTCGCGGTGACCTACGACTGGGTCGGAGTGCTCTTCGCCGGCCTGCACGGAATCACTCCCGGCGTCGACCTGGACGCGGCCCGGCCGGACGGCTACGGCAGCCGGCCGACCAGCCCGTCACTGCGCCCGGTGCTCGACGCGCTGGCGCAGCTCACCGGAGCGCTCGACGGGTTGCTCGACCTCGACCGGGTGGCGCTGTTGGGCCACTCGGCCGGCGGCACGGTGGCGTTGCAGTCGGCACGGTTCCTGCCCGAGGTCCGGGCGGTGGCCACCTACGGGGCGCACACCATGGTGGCGACCATGCTCGGCTGGCCGGCCGGTACCGTGCTGCCGGCCCAGGTGAACTGCCCGGTCATGCTGCTCGCCGGCACCAACGACGGCGTGATCAACGGCTCCGCCGACCGGTACGGCGAGGACGCGGCCAACCGCGTCGACCCGATCACCCGCACCTTCGACGAGGCGCTGCCCGATGCGGACGGTACCAACCTGCTGGTACGGCTGGCCGGTGCCAACCACTTCGGCATCGTGCACCCGCTCGACCCCACCTCGGCGCGTGCCTTCCTCGACGAGGAGGCGACCGCCGACCCGGAAACCACGCGTGCGCTCCTGGTCGACCTGCTGTCCGGGTTCCTCGCTGTCCACCTTCGCGGTGAACCGGCTGACGACTTCGACCGGCTGTTGGCAAAGCACGACACCACCTCTTCGATCGCCTCGTTTCGTCGGAGGTAA